A single region of the Chelonia mydas isolate rCheMyd1 chromosome 4, rCheMyd1.pri.v2, whole genome shotgun sequence genome encodes:
- the PPP1R3B gene encoding protein phosphatase 1 regulatory subunit 3B isoform X1 gives MRREGIGTSQETIRMHQLILDYFAPTPAMAVDIAMQLYLCSPPLRRERFACKIAPKPNKPLRPCIQNSKAEFSEPGEAATSLQGNRVKKRVSFADSRGLALTMVKVFSEFDDPLDIPFNITELIDNIVGLTTVERDNFVLDFVQPSADYLDFRNRLQTDFVCLENCVLKDKAIVGTVKVKNLAFEKTVRIRMTFDTWKSFTDYPCQYVKDTYAGSDKDTFSFDICLPERIQSHERIEFAVNYECDGKVYWDSNRGLNYRIIQSELKSAREVSQPQAGPDFGIAFDQFGSPRCSYGLFPEWPSYSGYEKLGPYY, from the exons ATGAGAAGAGAAGGTATTGGAACTTCTCAAGAGACCATACGTATGCATCAACT AATTCTGGACTACTTTGCTCCCACCCCAGCAATGGCTGTGGACATAGCCATGCAGCTGTATCTGTGTTCTCCACCCTTGAGAAGAGAGAGATTTGCTTGTAAAATAgctccaaaaccaaacaaaccattACGTCCCTGCATTCAGAACAGCAAGGCTGAGTTCAGTGAACCTGGAGAGGCAGCAACATCTCTCCAGGGAAATAGGGTGAAAAAGAGAGTTTCTTTTGCCGATAGCAGAGGCTTGGCTCTGACAATGGTTAAAGTGTTTTCAGAGTTTGATGACCCATTAGATATTCCATTCAACATCACAGAGTTAATAGACAATATTGTGGGTCTGACGACGGTAGAGAGGGACAACTTTGTCTTGGATTTCGTACAGCCTTCTGCAGACTACTTGGACTTCAGAAATCGCCTTCAGACGGATTTTGTCTGCCTAGAAAACTGCGTGCTAAAGGATAAAGCTATTGTGGGCACAGTGAAGGTTAAGAATCTTGCTTTTGAGAAGACTGTGAGAATAAGGATGACATTTGACACTTGGAAAAGCTTCACAGACTATCCGTGCCAATATGTCAAGGACACTTACGCAGGTTCAGACAAGGACACATTTTCCTTTGATATCTGCTTGCCAGAGAGAATTCAGTCCCATGAAAGAATCGAGTTTGCAGTCAATTACGAGTGTGATGGGAAAGTGTATTGGGACAGCAACAGAGGCCTGAATTACAGGATCATACAGTCTGAACTGAAATCTGCTCGGGAAGTCTCGCAGCCTCAGGCTGGACCTGATTTTGGCATTGCCTTTGATCAATTTGGAAGTCCGAGGTGCTCCTATGGCTTGTTTCCTGAGTGGCCTAGCTACTCAGGGTATGAAAAGCTAGGGCCTTACTACTAA
- the PPP1R3B gene encoding protein phosphatase 1 regulatory subunit 3B isoform X2, which produces MRRARILDYFAPTPAMAVDIAMQLYLCSPPLRRERFACKIAPKPNKPLRPCIQNSKAEFSEPGEAATSLQGNRVKKRVSFADSRGLALTMVKVFSEFDDPLDIPFNITELIDNIVGLTTVERDNFVLDFVQPSADYLDFRNRLQTDFVCLENCVLKDKAIVGTVKVKNLAFEKTVRIRMTFDTWKSFTDYPCQYVKDTYAGSDKDTFSFDICLPERIQSHERIEFAVNYECDGKVYWDSNRGLNYRIIQSELKSAREVSQPQAGPDFGIAFDQFGSPRCSYGLFPEWPSYSGYEKLGPYY; this is translated from the exons ATGCGCCGCGCCAG AATTCTGGACTACTTTGCTCCCACCCCAGCAATGGCTGTGGACATAGCCATGCAGCTGTATCTGTGTTCTCCACCCTTGAGAAGAGAGAGATTTGCTTGTAAAATAgctccaaaaccaaacaaaccattACGTCCCTGCATTCAGAACAGCAAGGCTGAGTTCAGTGAACCTGGAGAGGCAGCAACATCTCTCCAGGGAAATAGGGTGAAAAAGAGAGTTTCTTTTGCCGATAGCAGAGGCTTGGCTCTGACAATGGTTAAAGTGTTTTCAGAGTTTGATGACCCATTAGATATTCCATTCAACATCACAGAGTTAATAGACAATATTGTGGGTCTGACGACGGTAGAGAGGGACAACTTTGTCTTGGATTTCGTACAGCCTTCTGCAGACTACTTGGACTTCAGAAATCGCCTTCAGACGGATTTTGTCTGCCTAGAAAACTGCGTGCTAAAGGATAAAGCTATTGTGGGCACAGTGAAGGTTAAGAATCTTGCTTTTGAGAAGACTGTGAGAATAAGGATGACATTTGACACTTGGAAAAGCTTCACAGACTATCCGTGCCAATATGTCAAGGACACTTACGCAGGTTCAGACAAGGACACATTTTCCTTTGATATCTGCTTGCCAGAGAGAATTCAGTCCCATGAAAGAATCGAGTTTGCAGTCAATTACGAGTGTGATGGGAAAGTGTATTGGGACAGCAACAGAGGCCTGAATTACAGGATCATACAGTCTGAACTGAAATCTGCTCGGGAAGTCTCGCAGCCTCAGGCTGGACCTGATTTTGGCATTGCCTTTGATCAATTTGGAAGTCCGAGGTGCTCCTATGGCTTGTTTCCTGAGTGGCCTAGCTACTCAGGGTATGAAAAGCTAGGGCCTTACTACTAA
- the PPP1R3B gene encoding protein phosphatase 1 regulatory subunit 3B isoform X3 — MRILDYFAPTPAMAVDIAMQLYLCSPPLRRERFACKIAPKPNKPLRPCIQNSKAEFSEPGEAATSLQGNRVKKRVSFADSRGLALTMVKVFSEFDDPLDIPFNITELIDNIVGLTTVERDNFVLDFVQPSADYLDFRNRLQTDFVCLENCVLKDKAIVGTVKVKNLAFEKTVRIRMTFDTWKSFTDYPCQYVKDTYAGSDKDTFSFDICLPERIQSHERIEFAVNYECDGKVYWDSNRGLNYRIIQSELKSAREVSQPQAGPDFGIAFDQFGSPRCSYGLFPEWPSYSGYEKLGPYY, encoded by the exons ATGAG AATTCTGGACTACTTTGCTCCCACCCCAGCAATGGCTGTGGACATAGCCATGCAGCTGTATCTGTGTTCTCCACCCTTGAGAAGAGAGAGATTTGCTTGTAAAATAgctccaaaaccaaacaaaccattACGTCCCTGCATTCAGAACAGCAAGGCTGAGTTCAGTGAACCTGGAGAGGCAGCAACATCTCTCCAGGGAAATAGGGTGAAAAAGAGAGTTTCTTTTGCCGATAGCAGAGGCTTGGCTCTGACAATGGTTAAAGTGTTTTCAGAGTTTGATGACCCATTAGATATTCCATTCAACATCACAGAGTTAATAGACAATATTGTGGGTCTGACGACGGTAGAGAGGGACAACTTTGTCTTGGATTTCGTACAGCCTTCTGCAGACTACTTGGACTTCAGAAATCGCCTTCAGACGGATTTTGTCTGCCTAGAAAACTGCGTGCTAAAGGATAAAGCTATTGTGGGCACAGTGAAGGTTAAGAATCTTGCTTTTGAGAAGACTGTGAGAATAAGGATGACATTTGACACTTGGAAAAGCTTCACAGACTATCCGTGCCAATATGTCAAGGACACTTACGCAGGTTCAGACAAGGACACATTTTCCTTTGATATCTGCTTGCCAGAGAGAATTCAGTCCCATGAAAGAATCGAGTTTGCAGTCAATTACGAGTGTGATGGGAAAGTGTATTGGGACAGCAACAGAGGCCTGAATTACAGGATCATACAGTCTGAACTGAAATCTGCTCGGGAAGTCTCGCAGCCTCAGGCTGGACCTGATTTTGGCATTGCCTTTGATCAATTTGGAAGTCCGAGGTGCTCCTATGGCTTGTTTCCTGAGTGGCCTAGCTACTCAGGGTATGAAAAGCTAGGGCCTTACTACTAA
- the PPP1R3B gene encoding protein phosphatase 1 regulatory subunit 3B isoform X4, whose amino-acid sequence MAVDIAMQLYLCSPPLRRERFACKIAPKPNKPLRPCIQNSKAEFSEPGEAATSLQGNRVKKRVSFADSRGLALTMVKVFSEFDDPLDIPFNITELIDNIVGLTTVERDNFVLDFVQPSADYLDFRNRLQTDFVCLENCVLKDKAIVGTVKVKNLAFEKTVRIRMTFDTWKSFTDYPCQYVKDTYAGSDKDTFSFDICLPERIQSHERIEFAVNYECDGKVYWDSNRGLNYRIIQSELKSAREVSQPQAGPDFGIAFDQFGSPRCSYGLFPEWPSYSGYEKLGPYY is encoded by the coding sequence ATGGCTGTGGACATAGCCATGCAGCTGTATCTGTGTTCTCCACCCTTGAGAAGAGAGAGATTTGCTTGTAAAATAgctccaaaaccaaacaaaccattACGTCCCTGCATTCAGAACAGCAAGGCTGAGTTCAGTGAACCTGGAGAGGCAGCAACATCTCTCCAGGGAAATAGGGTGAAAAAGAGAGTTTCTTTTGCCGATAGCAGAGGCTTGGCTCTGACAATGGTTAAAGTGTTTTCAGAGTTTGATGACCCATTAGATATTCCATTCAACATCACAGAGTTAATAGACAATATTGTGGGTCTGACGACGGTAGAGAGGGACAACTTTGTCTTGGATTTCGTACAGCCTTCTGCAGACTACTTGGACTTCAGAAATCGCCTTCAGACGGATTTTGTCTGCCTAGAAAACTGCGTGCTAAAGGATAAAGCTATTGTGGGCACAGTGAAGGTTAAGAATCTTGCTTTTGAGAAGACTGTGAGAATAAGGATGACATTTGACACTTGGAAAAGCTTCACAGACTATCCGTGCCAATATGTCAAGGACACTTACGCAGGTTCAGACAAGGACACATTTTCCTTTGATATCTGCTTGCCAGAGAGAATTCAGTCCCATGAAAGAATCGAGTTTGCAGTCAATTACGAGTGTGATGGGAAAGTGTATTGGGACAGCAACAGAGGCCTGAATTACAGGATCATACAGTCTGAACTGAAATCTGCTCGGGAAGTCTCGCAGCCTCAGGCTGGACCTGATTTTGGCATTGCCTTTGATCAATTTGGAAGTCCGAGGTGCTCCTATGGCTTGTTTCCTGAGTGGCCTAGCTACTCAGGGTATGAAAAGCTAGGGCCTTACTACTAA